The Methylorubrum populi genome contains a region encoding:
- a CDS encoding CHAD domain-containing protein produces MSDPREIELKLECEPSDLAALQDHPLLRAAAVQGEAQLASVYFDTPDRQLLEARLGLRVRESGGRFVQTLKADGDGLFDRPEWERPVEGPEPDRAVLADTPFARRIDADAALEPLFTTRITRRTYLIEQGSSRIEVALDTGRIEAPADGDRSLPICEVELELKQGTASDLFALAHAVAALVPVRLGVRSKAERGYALAAGETDRVRKAEAVPLREDMSAADSFRAVAHACLRHMRLNEDILLRGRDADALHQMRVAIRRLRSAFSLFGDLVDDPLGARIRQELKEVTEPLGRARNLDVFLATVLPAERARHPDETGLLGLERQLEEERLSAYRDVSALIGSDAWRMLLLDLVGWINAGPWLRDDGPGRASLRDEPARVFAARELDRRRRQVKKRGRHLDDLDPEERHRVRIAAKKLRYGAEFFAALYPGKKAGKRHSAFGKALSNLQDELGALNDIATGHEIVRDLADAPAGAATLFAAGMTAADIEARSRKLLEAAAGAHEDLVDTKPFWR; encoded by the coding sequence ATGAGCGACCCGCGCGAGATCGAGCTGAAGCTGGAATGCGAGCCGTCCGACCTCGCCGCCCTGCAGGATCACCCGCTCCTGCGGGCGGCCGCCGTGCAGGGCGAGGCGCAGCTCGCCTCGGTCTATTTCGACACGCCGGACCGGCAGTTGCTCGAAGCGCGGCTCGGTCTGCGGGTGCGCGAGAGCGGCGGACGTTTCGTCCAGACCCTGAAGGCCGACGGCGACGGCCTGTTCGACCGGCCGGAATGGGAGAGGCCGGTCGAGGGGCCGGAGCCCGACCGGGCGGTGCTCGCCGACACGCCCTTCGCCCGCCGCATCGATGCGGACGCGGCGCTGGAGCCGCTGTTCACCACCCGTATCACCCGCAGGACCTATCTGATCGAGCAGGGCAGTTCGCGCATCGAGGTCGCCCTCGATACCGGCCGGATCGAGGCGCCTGCCGACGGCGACCGAAGCCTGCCGATCTGCGAGGTCGAGCTCGAACTGAAGCAGGGCACGGCGAGCGATCTGTTCGCGCTGGCCCATGCCGTCGCCGCCCTCGTGCCGGTGCGGCTCGGGGTGCGCAGCAAGGCCGAGCGCGGCTACGCGCTGGCGGCGGGCGAAACCGACCGGGTGCGCAAGGCGGAAGCGGTGCCCCTGCGCGAGGACATGAGCGCGGCGGACTCCTTCCGCGCCGTCGCCCATGCCTGCCTGCGCCACATGCGGCTGAACGAGGACATCCTGCTCCGGGGCCGCGACGCCGATGCCCTGCACCAGATGCGCGTCGCGATCCGCCGCCTGCGCTCGGCCTTCTCCCTGTTCGGCGACCTCGTGGACGATCCGCTCGGCGCGCGGATCCGGCAGGAGTTGAAGGAGGTGACCGAGCCGCTGGGCCGCGCACGCAACCTCGACGTCTTCCTCGCCACCGTCCTGCCGGCCGAGCGCGCGCGCCACCCCGACGAGACCGGCCTGCTCGGCCTGGAACGGCAGCTCGAAGAGGAGCGGCTGAGCGCCTATCGCGACGTCTCGGCGCTGATCGGCTCGGATGCGTGGCGGATGCTGCTGCTCGACCTCGTCGGCTGGATCAACGCCGGCCCCTGGCTGCGGGACGATGGTCCCGGCCGGGCGTCGCTGCGGGACGAGCCGGCCCGCGTCTTCGCCGCCCGCGAACTCGACCGGCGGCGGCGGCAGGTGAAGAAGCGCGGCCGCCACCTCGACGACCTCGACCCGGAGGAGCGCCACCGGGTCCGCATCGCCGCCAAGAAGCTACGCTACGGCGCCGAGTTCTTCGCCGCGCTCTATCCCGGCAAGAAGGCGGGCAAGCGCCACAGCGCCTTCGGCAAGGCCCTCTCCAACCTCCAGGACGAGCTCGGCGCGCTCAACGACATCGCCACCGGCCACGAGATCGTACGCGATCTGGCCGATGCCCCCGCCGGCGCCGCAACCCTGTTCGCCGCCGGCATGACCGCGGCCGACATCGAGGCGCGCAGCCGCAAGCTTCTGGAGGCGGCGGCCGGGGCGCACGAGGATCTGGTCGACACCAAGCCGTTCTGGCGCTGA